A region from the Cannabis sativa cultivar Pink pepper isolate KNU-18-1 chromosome 9, ASM2916894v1, whole genome shotgun sequence genome encodes:
- the LOC115722307 gene encoding COP1-interacting protein 7 gives MKHSALIDSVVFQLTPTRTRYDLVISANGKTEKIDSGLLNPFLAHLKTAQEQMAKGGYSIILEPDPSSDAWWFTKGTVERFVRFVRTPEVLERVYTLESEILQIEEAIAIQGNNDTTTLNVVEEHLSKPAESIEGSRTLPDINDEKAIILYKPGVQPQSNGSTAKEGNSKVQLLKVLETRKTVLQKEQGMAFARAVAAGFNIDDIPPMVSFSESFGASRLKDACKRFKELWKKKHESGQWLEIEAAEAMARGADFTAMNASGVMLPNVAAEFAAESNGKPDEKTPMENQLPPPQGQFPHQMFPPWPIHSPPGVMPGYQPYPMQGMPYYQNYPGSPYFQSPYPAAEDPRLHSGKRMGQKRHSMDSSYSYAESETCDMDASRTRSSDDVELENSQSRESRKRGSRSGKKQSGTVVIRNLNYISKGHSYSDSESQSASGSETDEDRNNSRRASRKKDNNIKSADKNNSADKEEISYGKVADGGHWQAFQNFLLRDADDEKCDVDQGMYSMENGKVHSKQRQNTGGEDPIFFGGQDNGVVRNGGAMDMQNISGNMTRLPKNSMDEAMISKRDGINGDIDGEGDVLYSEVNGRRVSYRRSSNEDFMINRQKQSGFTSSANGFEGVERNMDRRSSQNMDDDSYIVALRSASLDQVGNGNPIHMDSEFRSATGKEENGGVQVHYEPEELSMRPQRGDEIGAFGYDPALDYETQGASQNKRSKEVATNANQTSKKPDKGPKSKLLQDDKKKNVGPIRRGKPSKLSPLEEARARAEKLRSFKADLQKVKKEKEEAEMKRIEALKIERQKRIAARGASTVPAQQTRKQVPTKTSPSSYKGTKFSDSEPGPSSPLQRFPTRTSSMGSIDSQKASKSSSRLIGGSHSAGNRISRSATSLPEAKKENGTKASMSRIRRLSEPKMISSHPISSLRARGTEPVSKSKSKSKISDGSDSKKLSAIVNYDKSKAATLPELKIRTPKLPNTTPSKFTTKEVTQKGNLAKSSTTSEGTEVKKDNGKLSHHNEADENPVVEKTVLVLECEKPSVPDVYSKEDNITVVSDYATIRAPNTVHEEPLNGQIQDKITSNEVATVDVNKVLPQLSSLSIAEKQYQAPYARVSSFEDRTEKSVVISKAAVNVNPEPVATSSVKSHVLDTRNLKLEKIPETLEKPQVKESSKGFRRLLKFGRKNNSSSAGERTSESDNISVNGSEVDDTATNTAVSNEVHTLKNLISQDETPTANTTPQKPSRHFSLLSPFRSKSSDKKMAT, from the exons ATGAAGCATTCAGCTCTGATTGACTCGGTTGTCTTTCAACTCACACCCACTCGGACTAG GTATGATTTGGTTATATCTGCAAATGGAAAGACAGAGAAGATAGATTCAGGTTTACTGAATCCATTTCTTGCTCACTTGAAAACTGCCCAAGAACAAATGGCCAAGGGGGGTTATTCAATTATCCTTGAGCCAGATCCATCAAGTGATGCTTGGTGGTTCACCAAGGGTACAGTTGAAAG GTTTGTTCGCTTTGTCCGAACTCCAGAGGTTTTGGAACGGGTGTACACCTTGGAATCTGAGATATTACAGATTGAGGAGGCAATTGCAATTCAGGGAAACAATGACACAACAACTCTTAATGTT GTAGAAGAACATCTGTCAAAACCTGCGGAAAGCATAGAAG GTAGCAGAACCTTGCCAGATATCAATGACGAGAAAGCAATCATTCTTTACAAG CCTGGAGTACAGCCACAATCGAATGGATCGACTGCAAAAGAGGGGAATTCGAA AGTTCAGCTTTTGAAAGTCCTGGAAACTCGCAAAACTGTGCTGCAGAAAGAGCAAGGCATGGCTTTTGCACGTGCTGTAGCAGCTGGTTTTAACATTGATGATATTCCCCCAATGGTGTCATTCTCTGAAAGCTTTGGAGCCTCACGTTTAAA GGATGCTTGTAAAAGATTTAAGGAGTTATGGAAGAAAAAGCATGAATCTGGCCAGTGGCTTGAAATTGAAGCAGCTGAAGCAATGGCTAGAGGTGCAGACTTCACTGCCATGAATGCATCGGGTGTCATGCTTCCTAATGTGGCCGCTGAATTTGCTGCTGAAAGCAATGGGAAACCAG ATGAAAAGACTCCAATGGAAAACCAGCTTCCTCCTCCACAAGGTCAGTTTCCACATCAAATGTTCCCACCATGGCCTATTCATTCTCCTCCTGGTGTTATGCCTGGATATCAACCATATCCCATGCAAGGCATGCCTTACTATCAGAATTACCCTGGTAGCCCATATTTTCAGTCACCTTATCCAGCAGCTGAGGATCCTCGATTGCATTCTGGTAAGAGAATGGGACAGAAAAGGCACTCCATGGACAGTAGTTATAGCTATGCTGAATCAGAAACATGTGATATGGATGCTTCCAGAACAAGATCGTCGGATGATGTTGAGttagaaaattcacaaagtcgAGAATCGCGTAAGAGAGGTAGCCGGTCAGGTAAAAAACAATCAGGCACGGTTGTTATTCGAAACCTTAATTACATTTCAAAGGGACACAGTTATTCAGATTCCGAATCACAATCAGCCTCAGGCTCTGAAACAGACGAGGATAGAAACAACTCTCGAAGGGCCTCAAGAAAGAAAGACAACAATATAAAATCTGCAGATAAAAACAATTCAGCTGATAAGGAAGAAATAAGTTATGGGAAGGTGGCAGATGGAGGACATTGGCAAGCATTTCAGAATTTCTTACTTAGAGACGCCGAtgatgaaaaatgtgatgttgaTCAAGGTATGTACTCTATGGAGAACGGCAAAGTTCATTCAAAACAACGTCAAAATACTGGTGGTGAAGATCCTATATTTTTTGGAGGGCAAGATAATGGTGTAGTTCGAAATGGGGGTGCAATGGACATGCAAAATATAAGTGGAAACATGACTCGCTTGCCGAAAAATTCTATGGATGAAGCTATGATTTCTAAAAGAGATGGCATAAATGGGGATATCGATGGTGAAGGCGATGTACTCTATTCTGAAGTAAATGGAAGAAGGGTGAGCTATAGGAGGTCATCCAATGAAGATTTTATGATTAATAGGCAAAAACAATCAGGGTTTACAAGTTCTGCTAATGGATTTGAAGGTGTGGAAAGAAATATGGACAGGAGGTCCTCTCAAAATATGGATGATGATTCCTATATAGTTGCCTTAAGATCAGCTTCACTAGATCAAGTTGGAAATGGCAACCCTATTCATATGGATTCTGAATTCCGGTCAGCCACTGGCAAAGAAGAGAACGGTGGGGTCCAAGTCCATTATGAACCTGAAGAattaagtatgaggcctcaacgCGGGGATGAAATTGGGGCGTTTGGCTATGACCCTGCTTTGGATTATGAAACACAGGGTGCTTCACAAAATAAGAGAAGTAAGGAGGTGGCAACTAATGCTAATCAGACATCTAAGAAGCCAGATAAGGGCCCAAAATCTAAATTGCTTCAAGATGATAAGAAGAAGAATGTTGGGCCAATAAGGCGAGGTAAGCCTTCAAAATTGAGTCCTTTGGAAGAAGCACGGGCACGTGCTGAGAAGTTGAGAAGCTTTAAAGCTGATctccaaaaagtaaagaaagaGAAG GAAGAGGCAGAGATGAAGCGGATAGaagctttgaaaattgaaagGCAAAAGAGAATTGCTGCCAGAGGAGCTAGTACTGTCCCTGCTCAGCAAACAAGGAAACAAGTTCCAACGAAGACTTCACCGAGCTCATACAAAGGAACAAAGTTTAGTGATTCAGAGCCAGGACCGTCATCACCTTTACAACGGTTCCCTACTAGAACTTCTTCTATGGGATCCATTGATTCACAAAAGGCATCCAAAAGCAGCAGCAGGTTAATTGGAGGAAGTCACTCAGCTGGAAACAGGATAAGCCGGTCAGCGACTTCATTGCCCGAGGCAAAGAAAGAGAATGGAACAAAAGCATCTATGTCACGCATTAGAAGGTTATCAGAGCCTAAAATGATTAGTAGCCATCCAATTTCTTCGCTGAGAGCACGAGGTACCGAGCCAGTGTCAAAGTCAAAGTCGAAATCAAAAATATCTGATGGGTCTGATAGCAAAAAATTATCTGCCATAGTAAACTATGATAAAAGCAAGGCTGCTACTCTTCCAGAACTGAAAATTAGAACACCCAAGTTACCCAATACTACCCCGAGCAAATTTACTACAAAAGAAGTGACACAGAAGGGTAATTTGGCCAAGTCATCTACAACTTCTGAAGGTACTGAAGTAAAGAAAGACAATGGAAAGCTCTCACATCATAATGAAGCAGACGAAAATCCAGTGGTTGAAAAGACTGTTTTGGTGCTTGAATGTGAGAAACCTTCTGTACCTGATGTATATTCAAAGGAGGACAACATTACGGTGGTGTCAGATTATGCAACTATCCGAGCACCAAACACAGTTCATGAAGAGCCCCTGAATGGCCAAATACAGGATAAAATTACTTCAAATGAG GTTGCTACTGTTGATGTGAACAAAGTGCTGCCACAGCTCTCAAGCCTTAGTATTGCTGAAAAACAGTACCAAGCCCCCTATGCTCGGGTTTCTTCTTTTGAAGATCGTACTGAGAAATCTGTTGTTATTAGTAAAGCTGCTGTCAATGTAAACCCCGAACCTGTAGCAACAAGCTCTGTGAAATCACACGTATTGGATACTAGAAACCTGAAATTGGAAAAGATTCCAGAAACCCTGGAGAAGCCTCAGGTAAAGGAATCGTCAAAGGGATTTAGACGACTGTTAAAGTTTGGGAGAAAGAATAACAGCTCTTCTGCGGGTGAACGTACTTCTGAATCAGATAATATTAGCGTAAATGGTTCCGAGGTAGATGATACTGCAACAAATACCGCTGTTTCAAATGAAG TTCATACATTGAAGAATCTAATATCTCAAGACGAAACTCCCACTGCCAACACTACTCCACAAAAGC CTTCCCGCCACTTCTCCTTGCTATCACCGTTCCGAAGTAAAAGTAGCGATAAGAAGATGGCAACATga
- the LOC115722308 gene encoding putative protein phosphatase 2C-like protein 44, translating to MALKDLPFKLKGFRLKRLPLGEVNKKKKKKREVRICKPSWMTPISHGYHVVESTQSIRVGSDESEADSVVVQREQFDQLEVWFFGVSDAKIGDGVNNYIQSHFMDKKPKEIRRRSKETMKKAYMGVRGKMRETIQKTEERAKAGSVSVMVINGDKLVIGNIGEYKAVVCKNGVARYMNPQHKHFSSPKPHWSGRFLSVRMLSCHSGNNTMQSKSSEVLVGVERVDSDTEFVILASTGIWEAMKPQEAVNLTRHLEDPQEAAECLAKEAITRMSKTNISCLIIRFD from the exons atgGCTCTCAAGGATCTTCCTTTCAAGCTCAAG GGTTTTAGGCTGAAAAGATTGCCATTGGGAGAAgtgaataagaagaagaagaagaaaagagaggtaaGAATATGTAAGCCATCATGGATGACACCAATCTCACATGGCTACCATGTGGTTGAGTCTACTCAATCTATCAGAGTTGGCTCGGACGAGTCAGAGGCTGACTCAGTGGTGGTACAAAGAGAACAGTTTGATCAACTTGAGGTTTGGTTCTTCGGAGTCTCCGATGCTAAGATTGGTGATGGAGTCAACAACTACATTCAATCACATTTTATGGACAAAAAGCCAAAAGAA ATAAGGAGAAGAAGCAAAGAGACAATGAAGAAAGCATATATGGGTGTTAGAGGAAAGATGAGAGAGACTATTCAGAAAACAGAAGAGAGAGCAAAAGCAGGGTCAGTTTCAGTGATGGTAATCAATGGTGATAAGCTTGTAATAGGTAATATTGGAGAGTACAAAGCTGTGGTTTGTAAAAATGGTGTGGCTCGTTATATGAATCCTCAACACAAGCATTTTTCATCCCCTAAACCACATTGGTCTGGTAGATTTCTTTCAG TGAGGATGTTATCATGTCATTCTGGCAATAATACAATGCAGTCTAAAAGCTCAGAGGTTCTTGTTGGGGTTGAGAGAGTTGATTCTGATACTGAATTTGTCATATTAGCCAGCACTGGCATTTGGGag GCAATGAAGCCACAAGAGGCAGTGAATCTGACAAGGCACTTAGAGGATCCACAAGAAGCTGCAGAATGCTTGGCAAAAGAAGCTATAACTAGAATGAGCAAGACCAACATTTCTTGCTTGATCATTAGATTTGATTGA
- the LOC115722088 gene encoding epsin-3, producing MELIKKHASSFLQHKYNIARLAFTDVTEAELLAEEATNGDSCSPDPRIMSRIAEACYNEVDDYWRIVDVLHRRLYCVDWNEWRQAYKALVVLEFLLTHGPLDFSQEFVCDSQVIHQLGTFQFVDHNGINWGENMQRKSDEILKLLGGSTLLKEARLKALKVKKEIYGFGFGPISSNMPIMEPSSANDNNYSVGGISCSSHEQDHDNTNIVERLHLWDSPNDNSTHESGYFLDDDEEEFDHHKERLNNGFVGGIFSKLTNTFNPLSSSSSSKDYGRLRSVSDVGRRESNKKYNRQSSLWY from the exons atggaGCTTATTAAGAAGCATGCATCTTCTTTTCTGCAACACAAATATAACATTGCTAGGCTTGCTTTTACTGATGTTACTGAAGCTGAACT gtTGGCTGAGGAAGCAACAAATGGGGATTCATGCAGCCCTGACCCAAGAATAATGAGTAGAATTGCAGAAGCATGTTATAATGAAGTAGATGATTATTGGAGAATTGTTGATGTTCTTCACAGAAGATTATATTGTGTTGATTGGAATGAATGGAGGCAAGCTTACAAAGCTCTTGTTGTTCTTGAGTTCTTGCTCACTCATGGCCCTTTAGATTTCTCCCAAGAGTTTGTGTGTGACTCCCAAGTCATTCACCAGCTAGGAACTTTTCAATTCGTAGACCACAACGG aatcaaTTGGGGTGAGAATATGCAAAGGAAGTCAGATGAGATATTAAAGCTTCTAGGAGGATCAACATTACTTAAAGAAGCTCGTTTGAAAGCTCTCAAAGTAAAAAAAGAAATCTATGGTTTTGGTTTTGGACCCATTTCATCAAATATGCCAATAATGGAGCCTTCTTCAGCAAATGACAACAATTATTCAGTTGGTGGAATAAGCTGTTCATCACACGAACAAGATCATGACAACACTAATATTGTTGAAAGATTGCACCTTTGGGATTCTCCTAATGATAATTCAACTCATGAAAGTGGCTATTTtcttgatgatgatgaagaagaatttgatcATCACAAAGAAAGATTAAATAATGGTTTTGTGGGTGGAATTTTCTCAAAACTAACAAACACTTTTAATCCattatcttcatcttcatcGTCAAAAGATTATGGTAGGTTGAGAAGTGTTTCTGATGTTGGGAGAAGAGAGTCCAACAAGAAATATAATCGACAATCTTCACTATGGTATTAG